A section of the Entelurus aequoreus isolate RoL-2023_Sb linkage group LG21, RoL_Eaeq_v1.1, whole genome shotgun sequence genome encodes:
- the LOC133638640 gene encoding major histocompatibility complex class I-related gene protein-like yields MMNLLFFFLLVVQTHSVTPVIHSLEYFTTASSQVPNFPQFVSVGYVDGVEISYYDSNIRKAESKQDWMNKITVEDPDYWQRQTEYNVVNEHIFKGNIETFKKRFNQTGGVHTYQRMSGCEWNDETEEVKGWEQYSYDGEDFISLDMKTWTYTAAKPQAFPSKLKWDRNEYLLNYIKHYYTMECPSFLKKHVKYGKKVLMRTELPEVFLLQKTPSSPVSCMATGFYPHLADLFWRKDGEQIFEDVEHGELLPNHDGTFQLSVELKVEVTAEVEGKYECVFQLSGVKEDLVTKLERRSILSNASHEGTVSVIATLAVLAVLVLLAAGIIISYHTIPTLFIKIKRRPSRQAEYDPAGSCDFPGKPLKHLPNVATRGAL; encoded by the exons ATGATGAACTTGCTTTTCTTCTTTCTCCTAGTTGTACAAACACACAGCGTGACGCCTG TGATTCATTCACTCGAGTATTTCACCACTGCATCCTCTCAAGTTCCAAACTTCCCACAGTTTGTGAGTGTTGGTTATGTTGACGGAGTTGAGATTAGTTACTATGACAGCAACATCAGGAAAGCAGAATCCAAACAGGACTGGATGAACAAAATCACAGTAGAGGATCCAGACTACTGGCAGAGACAAACAGAGTACAATGTTGTTAATGAACATATCTTCAAAGGGAACATTGAAACATTTAAGAAGCGTTTCAACCAAACTGGAG GTGTTCACACTTACCAGAGGATGTCAGGATGTGAATGGAATGATGAGACTGAAGAGGTGAAAGGTTGGGAGCAGTACAGTTATGATGGAGAAGATTTCATATCGTTGGACATGAAGACATGGACATATACTGCTGCAAAACCACAAGCTTTCCCCTCCAAACTCAAGTGGGACCGGAACGAATATCTACTAAACTACAttaagcattattacactatggAATGTCCTTCTTTCTTGAAGAAGCATGTGAAGTATGGGAAGAAGGTCCTAATGAGAACAG aGCTTCCAGAGGTGTTCCTCCTCCAGAAGACGCCGTCCTCTCCGGTCAGCTGCATGGCGACAGGTTTCTACCCCCACCTAGCTGACCTGTTTTGGAGGAAAGACGGCGAGCAGATCTTCGAGGACGTGGAGCACGGAGAGCTCCTCCCCAACCACGACGGAACCTTCCAGCTGTCGGTGGAGCTGAAAGTGGAGGTGACGGCCGAGGTGGAGGGCAAGTACGAATGTGTGTTCCAGCTGTCTGGCGTAAAGGAGGACCTGGTCACCAAGCTGGAGAGAAGAAGCATCCTGAGCAACGCAAGCCATGAAG GCACCGTGAGCGTCATTGCCACGCTGGCGGTCCTCGCTGTGTTGGTCCTCCTGGCGGCCGGCATCatcatatcataccataccataccaactttattcatCAAGATCAAGCGTCGCCCAAGCAGACAAG CCGAATACGATCCAGCTG GGTCATGTGATTTCCCAGGAAAGCCACTGAAGCATTTACCCAACGTGGCCACAAGGGGCGCTCTCTAG